A genomic region of Gammaproteobacteria bacterium contains the following coding sequences:
- a CDS encoding iron ABC transporter permease translates to MMLTSFAIGQFPVSLRDLVNLTLGGAVPPMVETVIVQVRLPRVLGAVLVGAALAAAGAAYQGMFRNPLVSPDILGVSAGAGLGAVLGIFLSLPVIAIQAFAFAFGLATVFLVYLIAVAVRGNDPVLVLVLAGVVMGTLAGAVISLLKILADPYDQLPAMTFWLLGSLASLNPADIKAALPMVLIGLAPLYLLRWRMNLMSLEEEEGRALGIDTTRLRLLFIVAATLITAAAVSISGIVGWVGLIMPHVARMLVGPNFDRLLPASMLLGAMYLLLVDNLARSLTVTEVPLGILTAFLGAPFFLWLLASGRRVWQ, encoded by the coding sequence ATGATGCTGACTTCGTTCGCCATCGGCCAGTTTCCCGTCAGCCTGCGCGATCTCGTAAACCTCACCTTGGGCGGCGCGGTGCCGCCGATGGTGGAGACGGTTATCGTGCAGGTGCGTCTGCCGCGCGTGCTGGGCGCGGTGCTGGTGGGGGCGGCGCTGGCCGCGGCCGGTGCGGCGTATCAAGGGATGTTTCGCAATCCGCTGGTATCGCCGGATATTCTTGGCGTGTCCGCGGGGGCGGGCCTCGGCGCGGTGCTGGGCATCTTTCTCTCGCTGCCGGTGATCGCGATCCAGGCGTTCGCGTTCGCTTTCGGTCTGGCGACCGTGTTCCTCGTTTATTTGATCGCCGTCGCCGTGCGCGGCAACGACCCGGTGCTGGTGCTGGTGCTGGCCGGCGTGGTGATGGGCACCCTGGCGGGCGCGGTGATCTCGCTGCTGAAAATCCTGGCCGATCCTTACGATCAATTGCCGGCCATGACGTTCTGGTTGCTGGGCAGTCTCGCGTCGCTCAATCCCGCTGATATCAAGGCCGCGTTGCCGATGGTGCTGATCGGTCTCGCGCCGCTTTATCTGCTGCGCTGGCGCATGAATCTCATGTCGCTGGAGGAAGAGGAGGGGCGCGCGCTGGGCATCGACACGACGCGCTTACGACTGCTCTTCATTGTCGCCGCGACCCTGATCACCGCCGCCGCGGTCTCCATCAGCGGCATCGTGGGGTGGGTCGGGCTCATCATGCCGCACGTCGCGCGCATGCTGGTCGGCCCCAACTTCGATCGCCTGCTGCCCGCGTCGATGTTGCTCGGGGCGATGTATCTGCTGCTGGTCGATAATCTGGCGCGCTCGCTGACCGTGACCGAAGTACCGCTCGGCATCTTGACGGCGTTTCTGGGCGCGCCGTTTTTCCTGTGGCTGCTGGCCTCCGGGCGCCGGGTGTGGCAGTGA
- a CDS encoding ABC transporter ATP-binding protein, which yields MRLAARELAFGYPGKPVGREVNLALQTGEILCLLGPNGSGKTTLFKTLLGVLKPQGGDVTLDGKSIAGWSRRRVAQEMAYVPQAQAGYFPFTVTDTVLMGRTARMGLFALPAKHDREAALAALATLRISELKDEPYTQLSSGQRQLVLIARALAQGAKFLIMDEPTASLDFGNRVRVLDHARRLAREGLGIVFSTHDPDQALACADQVALLHEGRLIHRGAPEEVITRENLRLIYGVEVEIAALASQRHVCVQLSSGD from the coding sequence GTGAGGCTGGCGGCGCGGGAACTGGCCTTCGGTTATCCCGGTAAACCCGTGGGACGCGAGGTGAATCTCGCGCTGCAAACGGGTGAGATCCTGTGCCTGCTGGGCCCAAACGGCAGCGGCAAAACTACGCTATTCAAAACGCTGTTGGGCGTGCTCAAACCGCAAGGCGGTGATGTCACTTTGGATGGGAAGAGCATCGCCGGCTGGTCGCGCCGGCGGGTCGCCCAGGAGATGGCCTATGTGCCGCAGGCGCAGGCCGGTTACTTCCCGTTCACGGTGACGGATACGGTGTTGATGGGCCGTACCGCGCGCATGGGCCTGTTCGCGTTGCCCGCGAAGCATGATCGCGAAGCGGCGCTGGCGGCGCTCGCTACATTGCGCATTTCGGAACTGAAAGATGAGCCGTATACGCAGCTGAGCAGCGGCCAGCGCCAGCTTGTACTGATCGCACGGGCACTCGCGCAAGGCGCGAAATTCCTGATCATGGACGAGCCCACCGCGAGCCTGGATTTCGGTAATCGCGTGCGAGTGCTGGATCACGCCAGGCGGCTCGCGCGCGAGGGCTTGGGCATCGTCTTCTCGACGCACGATCCGGATCAGGCGCTCGCCTGCGCGGACCAAGTGGCACTGCTACACGAAGGACGATTGATACATCGCGGCGCGCCGGAAGAGGTCATCACGCGCGAGAATCTGCGCCTGATTTACGGCGTGGAGGTGGAAATTGCCGCGCTCGCGTCGCAGCGCCATGTCTGCGTTCAGCTGTCGTCCGGCGATTGA